One Bufo gargarizans isolate SCDJY-AF-19 chromosome 4, ASM1485885v1, whole genome shotgun sequence DNA window includes the following coding sequences:
- the LOC122935770 gene encoding zinc finger protein OZF-like, with translation MLSLDYKEDEDTRQRSSEENLLTCTVHPGLHNAKPSNNSPKNEELSNDQSQINPSPNLSYNHPNHEISSPDQSQIITPNIGQKRGKRFNCEKRGKKFRYKSELSVNSSSHTEEKSYSCSECGKCFPIKSRLDRHKKIHIGEKPYFCSECGKFFTEKSSLDVHKRIHTGENLYSCSECGKCFTDKKVLTRHLQTHTGEKPYACSECGKRFIRQSSLDIHKTIHTGEKPYSCSECGKCFIQKSSLNVHKISHTGQKIYGCSECEKCYTSKASLDIHKRIHTGEKPYSCSECGIGFMDKIRLATHQRNHTGEKPFSCSECGKCLSTKSSLDVHKRIHTGEKPFSCSECGKCFNQQSSLDRHKMIHTGEKPHSCSECEKCFIDKKCLITHLRIHTGEKPYSCSECGKGFSKKLGLDLHNRIHTGEKPYSCSECGKCFSHKYSLDVHKRTHTGEKPYSCSECGKYFYWKLSMERHKRIHTGEKTC, from the coding sequence ATGTTATCTCTAGATTATAAAGAAGATGAAGACACCAGGCAGCGCTCTTCAGAAGAAAACTTACTTACCTGTACtgtacatccaggacttcacaATGCAAAGCCCTCAAATAATTCCCCCAAGAATGAGGAACTTTCTAATGACCAATCACAGATTAACCCAAGTCCAAATCTATCATATAATCATCCTAATCATGAGATAtcttctcctgaccaatcacagattaTTACCCCAAATATAGGGCAGAAACGGGGAAAAAGGTTTAATTGTGAGAAACGTGGAAAAAAGTTCAGATATAAGTCAGAGCtttctgtaaacagcagtagtcacacagaagagaagtcctattcatgttcagaatgtggaaaatgttttcccATAAAGTCCAGGCTTGATCGACACAAAAAGATTCAcataggagagaagccatatttctgttcagaatgtggaaaattcTTTACCGAGAAATCAAGCCTTGATGTAcataaaagaattcacacaggagaaaatctatattcatgttcagaatgtgggaaatgtttcacagATAAAAAAGTTCTTACTAGACATCTccaaactcacacaggagagaagccgtatgcatgttcagaatgtgggaaacgcTTTATAAGGCAATCAAGCCTTGATATACATAAaacaattcacacaggagagaagccatattcatgttccgaatgtgggaaatgctttatccAGAAATCAAGCCTTAATGTACATAAAATAAgtcacacaggacagaagataTATggatgttcagaatgtgagaaatgttataCCTCTAAAGCAAGCCTTGATATAcataaaagaattcacacaggagagaagccatattcatgttcagagtgtggtATAGGTTTTATGGATAAAATACGTCTGGCTACACATCAGAggaatcacacaggagagaagccattttcatgttcagaatgtgggaaatgcttaaGCACAAAATCAAGCCTCGATGTAcataaaagaattcacacaggagagaagccattttcatgttcagaatgtgggaaatgctttaaccAGCAATCAAGCCTTGATCGACATAAAatgattcacacaggagagaagccacattcatgttcagaatgtgagaaatgtttcatAGATAAAAAATGTCTTATTACACATctcagaattcacacaggagagaagccatattcatgttcagaatgtgggaaaggcTTTAGCAAGAAATTAGGCCTTGATCTACATaatagaattcacacaggagagaagccatattcctgttcagaatgtgggaaatgctttagccACAAATACAGCCTTGATGTACAtaaaagaactcacacaggagagaagccatattcatgttcagagtgtgggaaATACTTTTACTGGAAATTAAGTATGGAACGACATAAGAGaatccacacaggagagaagacaTGTTGA